In Coleofasciculus chthonoplastes PCC 7420, one DNA window encodes the following:
- the aspS gene encoding aspartate--tRNA ligase — protein MRTHYCGELRSNHVGETVTLCGWVDRRRDHGGVIFLDLRDRTGIVQIVSDPQRTPDSYPNAEAVRNEYVVQITGRVSRRPDDSLNPNLSTGEVEVYADQITPLNTVRKQLPFQVSTADAEAVREDLRLKYRYLDIRRDRMRQNIELRHEVIKAIRRYLEDEQHFIEVETPMLTRSTPEGARDYLVPSRVNPGQWYALPQSPQLFKQLLMVAGLDRYYQIARCFRDEDLRADRQPEFTQLDMEMSFMSQDEILQLNEGLVCHIFKTVKGIDIPRPFPRFTYAEVMERYGTDKPDTRFGLELVDVSELLKDSGFKVFSGAVAAGGKVKVLPIPGGNDKISNVRIKPGKSGDLFNEAAAAGAKGLAYIRVRDNWEIDTIGAIKDNLSEEQKQKLLEITGAKPGHLLLFGAGDTDVVNKTLDRLRQVLGQELGLINPTKINLLWVTDYPMFEWNADEKRLEAIHHPFTAPHPDDIDDLKTARAQAYDLVYNGYEVGGGSLRMYQPDIQRRVFEAIGLSPEEAQNKFGFLLEAFDYGAPPHGGIAYGLDRLVMLLAGEESIRDVIAFPKTQQASCLLTEAPAQVGEKQLKELHVASTYKPKKASGVK, from the coding sequence ATGCGGACTCATTATTGCGGCGAATTGCGAAGTAACCATGTTGGTGAAACCGTTACCCTCTGTGGTTGGGTAGATCGGCGACGTGACCACGGGGGGGTGATATTTTTAGATTTGCGCGATCGCACGGGTATTGTGCAAATTGTTAGTGATCCTCAGCGCACGCCGGATTCTTATCCGAATGCAGAAGCCGTGCGGAATGAATATGTGGTGCAAATTACCGGGCGTGTGAGTCGGCGTCCTGATGATTCGCTCAACCCAAACTTATCCACGGGTGAAGTGGAAGTGTATGCGGATCAGATTACACCGTTGAATACGGTGCGGAAGCAGTTACCCTTTCAGGTGTCTACTGCTGACGCCGAAGCCGTGCGGGAAGACTTGCGGCTCAAATATCGGTATCTGGATATTCGCCGCGATCGCATGCGCCAAAATATAGAATTGCGCCATGAGGTGATTAAGGCGATTCGTCGGTATTTAGAAGATGAGCAACACTTCATTGAGGTGGAAACCCCAATGTTAACCCGTTCCACACCGGAAGGGGCGAGAGACTATTTGGTACCGTCTCGCGTGAATCCTGGACAATGGTATGCCCTACCACAATCCCCGCAATTATTCAAGCAATTGTTGATGGTCGCCGGATTAGACCGTTACTATCAGATTGCCCGTTGCTTTCGGGATGAAGATTTAAGGGCAGATCGTCAGCCGGAGTTTACCCAGTTGGACATGGAAATGAGTTTTATGTCCCAGGATGAGATTCTCCAGCTTAATGAAGGCTTGGTTTGTCATATCTTTAAAACCGTAAAAGGGATAGACATTCCCCGCCCCTTTCCCCGTTTTACCTACGCTGAAGTCATGGAACGCTACGGTACGGATAAACCCGATACCCGCTTTGGCTTGGAACTGGTGGATGTATCGGAATTACTCAAAGATTCAGGATTTAAAGTCTTTTCCGGTGCAGTGGCGGCTGGGGGTAAGGTAAAAGTGTTACCAATTCCTGGCGGTAACGACAAAATTTCCAACGTGCGAATTAAACCCGGTAAGAGTGGTGACTTGTTTAACGAAGCCGCTGCAGCAGGTGCTAAAGGTTTAGCTTATATTCGGGTGCGAGACAACTGGGAAATCGATACGATTGGGGCGATTAAAGATAATCTCAGTGAAGAACAGAAACAGAAATTACTGGAGATTACAGGGGCAAAACCCGGTCATTTACTCCTATTTGGTGCGGGGGATACGGATGTGGTGAATAAAACATTAGATCGTCTGCGCCAAGTATTGGGTCAAGAGTTAGGACTAATTAACCCGACGAAAATTAATTTACTCTGGGTGACAGATTATCCGATGTTTGAATGGAATGCGGATGAAAAGCGCTTAGAGGCAATTCATCACCCCTTTACCGCGCCACACCCTGATGATATCGATGATCTGAAAACGGCAAGGGCGCAAGCGTATGACTTAGTGTATAACGGCTATGAAGTCGGCGGTGGCAGTTTGCGGATGTACCAGCCGGATATTCAGAGACGAGTATTTGAGGCGATTGGATTGTCGCCAGAAGAGGCTCAAAATAAATTTGGTTTCTTACTGGAAGCCTTTGATTATGGCGCACCCCCTCATGGCGGAATTGCTTATGGCTTAGATCGGTTAGTTATGTTGTTAGCCGGGGAAGAATCGATTCGGGATGTGATTGCGTTTCCCAAGACGCAGCAAGCCAGTTGTTTGTTAACGGAAGCACCCGCCCAGGTGGGAGAAAAACAGTTGAAGGAATTGCACGTTGCTTCTACCTATAAGCCGAAGAAAGCGTCTGGGGTCAAGTAG
- a CDS encoding roadblock/LC7 domain-containing protein — protein MTINTAKIENILQNFVTGTSEVQGAALVSPDGLPLASSLPNEMDEERVSAMSAAMLSLGERIGSELSRGFLDRIYVEGDRGYGILTNCGEYAVLLVLASKAAKQGVLLLEIKRVIPELKAALDPIRKISGAYDTQSQIAE, from the coding sequence ATGACCATTAACACGGCGAAGATTGAGAACATTTTGCAAAATTTTGTGACGGGCACCAGTGAGGTTCAGGGAGCAGCTTTGGTGTCTCCAGACGGGCTACCCTTAGCTTCAAGCTTGCCCAATGAGATGGATGAAGAACGAGTTTCCGCCATGTCAGCCGCGATGCTGTCGTTGGGAGAGCGGATTGGCTCAGAATTGTCCCGAGGCTTTCTTGATCGCATCTACGTGGAAGGCGATCGCGGCTACGGCATTTTGACCAATTGCGGCGAATATGCTGTGTTACTGGTTTTAGCTAGCAAAGCGGCGAAACAAGGTGTACTGTTGCTGGAAATTAAGCGTGTCATTCCAGAGTTGAAAGCGGCGCTTGATCCAATCCGGAAAATATCCGGAGCGTATGACACTCAATCACAGATCGCCGAATAA
- a CDS encoding DUF4388 domain-containing protein, whose product MAITSCLSEFSLPELFQFLDQGSKTGLLTLRFLTENHEKRVRHVLLHQGRIVAVTNRLDHQCLLAMIVQRGWISPEVLREQVNRCPANIPIGLYLKTQSFLQPEQLRLLFHAQVLRQVCGLFRLREARFKFDTKATLPTTEMTGLSLSATEATLMGLRVLRDWVLLANKLPEPTSALSRVVIGKRHLRLDSVEGQVWQRSNGSISLNTMATQLKQPIEIIQQTAFRLISVGLVQEVPMMTAASRSKAMAEDVLEPVAAGTNHGSKEDNGSEVSPSFMQNLLGFLRSSK is encoded by the coding sequence ATGGCAATTACAAGCTGTTTATCGGAGTTTTCTCTCCCCGAACTATTTCAATTTCTGGATCAAGGTAGCAAAACCGGATTGCTGACCTTGCGATTCCTGACAGAAAATCATGAGAAACGAGTACGCCATGTACTATTACATCAAGGGCGTATTGTCGCTGTGACCAATCGCTTGGATCACCAGTGCTTGCTCGCCATGATTGTACAACGAGGCTGGATTAGCCCGGAAGTGTTGCGAGAGCAGGTGAACCGTTGCCCAGCCAATATTCCGATTGGTTTATATTTAAAGACTCAATCGTTTCTCCAGCCGGAACAACTCAGACTGTTGTTCCACGCCCAAGTTCTACGGCAAGTCTGTGGTTTGTTTCGGCTGAGAGAGGCTCGATTTAAATTTGATACTAAAGCGACTTTGCCCACGACGGAAATGACTGGCTTAAGCCTCAGCGCCACCGAAGCTACGTTAATGGGTTTACGAGTGTTAAGAGACTGGGTATTATTAGCAAACAAACTACCAGAACCAACCTCCGCCCTGTCGAGAGTAGTGATTGGCAAGCGTCATCTGCGCTTGGATTCGGTGGAAGGGCAAGTTTGGCAGCGCTCAAATGGCTCGATTTCTCTGAATACAATGGCAACTCAGCTCAAACAACCCATAGAAATAATTCAACAAACGGCATTCCGACTGATTAGCGTGGGTTTAGTCCAAGAAGTCCCAATGATGACGGCGGCGTCTCGTTCTAAAGCAATGGCAGAAGATGTGTTAGAGCCTGTAGCTGCTGGAACCAATCACGGCAGTAAAGAGGATAATGGCTCTGAGGTTAGTCCTTCGTTTATGCAAAACTTGCTGGGTTTCTTGAGGAGCAGCAAGTAA
- a CDS encoding GTP-binding protein encodes MRLVVTGTVGAGKSTFIRSVSEIAVVDTDRLSTDQTTEIKKKTTVAMDFGRLQFAPEMALHLYGTPGQARFDFMWDILIRKAHAYIILVDAHRPSDFRSARKLLAFMKQRVDIPMLIGLTHRDCEGAWSEENVAIALGFVDEKTRPPFVTLNANEKDSVIDTLIVLIEHYLNCVVKT; translated from the coding sequence ATGCGTCTAGTTGTTACGGGTACAGTAGGTGCTGGCAAGTCCACCTTCATTCGCTCAGTTAGTGAGATTGCTGTAGTTGATACAGATCGACTCTCAACCGATCAAACTACTGAGATTAAGAAAAAAACAACCGTAGCGATGGACTTTGGACGCTTACAATTTGCCCCAGAAATGGCATTGCATCTCTATGGTACACCAGGACAAGCTCGCTTCGATTTTATGTGGGATATCTTGATTCGCAAAGCCCATGCTTATATCATTTTGGTAGATGCTCACCGACCTAGCGATTTTCGCTCAGCCCGCAAGCTGCTCGCGTTTATGAAACAGAGGGTAGATATTCCCATGCTAATTGGCTTGACCCACAGGGATTGTGAAGGCGCTTGGTCTGAAGAAAATGTCGCGATCGCTCTAGGGTTTGTGGATGAAAAAACTCGTCCGCCTTTCGTTACCTTAAATGCGAATGAAAAAGATTCAGTTATTGATACTCTAATTGTCTTAATTGAACATTATTTAAATTGTGTTGTTAAAACATAA
- a CDS encoding DUF4388 domain-containing protein, which yields MAIRGYLSDLSLPELFHLIEQGKKTGLLTLRTALTSPSIPYYVWVHQGRIVATANRLDGQGLIALIEQYQWVSDRVVAKLVQWCCPTGKPLGLCLKNHGVLQTEHLKQLFQVQVLQQIGVLFQLKNAQFKLEQNVPLPGREMTGLSIPATEATLMGLRVLPNWDTLADKLPDPHSGLISTKTGQLRYRLDPVEWQIWEYTKGTVSLKMIARELRLPIEKVQQIAFALITVGLAEEVPLFVGNLPTQSVEPLPAQLTEESESKTLSQSFVQNFMSFLRNSKAKPISIGT from the coding sequence ATGGCTATTAGAGGTTACTTATCGGACTTGTCCCTTCCCGAACTGTTTCATTTGATTGAACAAGGGAAAAAAACCGGGTTACTCACATTACGCACCGCATTAACCAGCCCATCAATTCCCTATTATGTATGGGTTCACCAAGGTCGTATTGTCGCGACGGCTAATCGCTTGGATGGTCAAGGTTTAATCGCACTGATTGAGCAATACCAGTGGGTGAGCGATCGCGTGGTAGCCAAGCTAGTCCAATGGTGCTGTCCGACGGGAAAACCTCTGGGGTTGTGTCTCAAAAATCACGGTGTTTTACAAACCGAACATCTCAAGCAGTTATTCCAAGTTCAGGTTTTACAGCAAATTGGTGTCCTGTTCCAACTCAAAAATGCTCAATTTAAATTGGAGCAGAATGTACCTCTACCGGGGCGAGAAATGACGGGGTTGAGCATACCCGCCACTGAAGCCACGTTAATGGGATTGAGGGTGCTGCCAAACTGGGATACCTTAGCTGATAAATTACCTGATCCTCATAGCGGTTTAATCAGTACAAAGACAGGTCAACTTCGTTACCGATTAGATCCGGTCGAATGGCAAATTTGGGAGTACACAAAAGGGACAGTTTCGCTGAAAATGATTGCCAGGGAACTACGACTCCCGATAGAAAAAGTTCAGCAAATTGCCTTTGCCCTAATTACAGTCGGTTTAGCCGAAGAAGTGCCGTTATTCGTGGGAAATCTACCCACTCAATCCGTTGAACCCTTACCCGCGCAATTGACGGAAGAATCGGAAAGTAAAACGCTCAGTCAATCTTTCGTACAAAACTTTATGAGTTTTTTGCGGAACAGTAAAGCCAAACCAATATCAATTGGAACTTAA
- a CDS encoding ABC transporter ATP-binding protein, translated as MHDSINFPSSIHSTAVEPPIIIRLENISKVYGTGNTEVKALSQVNLTIDKGEYCSIMGASGSGKSTAMNIIGCLDQPTSGRYYLDGVDVSHLDNTQLAGIRNVKIGFVFQQFHLLPQLTALENVMLPMVYAGISPQERRDRAMSALKRVGLENRQFNKPNQLSGGQQQRVAIARAIVNQPVLLLADEPTGALDSHTTAEVIGLFSQLNEEGITVVMVTHEPDVARLTKRIVWFRDGEVIHSYLTPEEMVKVATASSA; from the coding sequence ATGCACGATTCTATCAATTTTCCATCATCGATTCATTCAACGGCAGTGGAACCACCCATCATTATTCGTCTAGAAAATATATCTAAGGTTTATGGTACGGGTAACACAGAAGTCAAAGCCCTCAGCCAAGTAAATCTAACCATAGATAAAGGTGAATACTGCTCGATTATGGGGGCGTCTGGTTCGGGCAAATCAACTGCCATGAACATTATCGGCTGTCTTGATCAACCCACGTCTGGACGCTATTACCTAGATGGTGTGGATGTTTCTCATCTGGATAATACTCAATTAGCTGGGATTCGCAATGTCAAGATTGGCTTTGTGTTTCAGCAGTTTCACCTGCTCCCTCAACTCACCGCCTTGGAAAATGTGATGTTGCCCATGGTGTATGCTGGAATTTCTCCCCAAGAACGCCGCGATCGCGCCATGAGTGCTTTAAAGCGAGTAGGATTGGAAAACCGCCAGTTCAATAAGCCCAATCAACTGTCTGGTGGACAACAGCAACGAGTAGCCATTGCTCGTGCGATCGTGAATCAACCCGTATTACTTTTGGCAGATGAACCAACCGGGGCGCTGGATTCTCATACAACGGCTGAAGTGATTGGGTTATTTAGCCAACTCAATGAGGAGGGAATTACGGTGGTGATGGTGACTCACGAACCGGATGTCGCTCGTTTGACGAAGCGTATTGTGTGGTTTCGGGATGGTGAAGTCATTCATTCTTATTTGACGCCAGAGGAAATGGTAAAAGTAGCAACAGCGTCGTCAGCCTAA
- a CDS encoding ABC transporter permease, with protein MDIVESIKMASTTLMANKLRSSLTMLGIIIGNASVIAMVGIGQGAQKLASEQFEALGPNVLFVIPGSREAQQTTVDFPKTLVWEDAKAIATQVPAVAEVAPQINLRYLITYRNRNSNSLVIGTTTEFPSVRSFNIAKGRFFNDIDIKRNNQVVILGSEVVEKLFGYQDPIGQSVRIKDVSFEVIGVMEPKGTFLGNNQDDAVFIPLSTMANRLRGRTSPYGVQISWIAISARNRDSISAAQFQIENLLRRRHKIVGEDDFGVQTQEDILQIVNAVTGALTIMLAAIAAISLVVGGIGVMNIMLVSVRERTQEIGLRKAVGAREQDILIQFMIEAIILSAAGGIIGTAIGVSGVLLVGAFSPLKAGISPIAILVAVGVSGGIGLFFGVVPARQPRT; from the coding sequence ATGGATATTGTAGAAAGCATCAAAATGGCATCCACTACGCTGATGGCGAACAAGCTACGCAGTAGCTTAACTATGTTGGGCATTATCATTGGAAATGCCTCAGTGATTGCGATGGTGGGAATTGGACAAGGAGCGCAAAAGCTAGCCTCTGAACAGTTTGAAGCTTTAGGACCCAATGTCCTATTTGTGATTCCCGGCTCTCGTGAAGCGCAACAGACAACGGTTGATTTTCCCAAAACATTGGTTTGGGAAGACGCTAAGGCGATCGCGACTCAAGTCCCAGCCGTTGCGGAAGTTGCCCCGCAAATTAATCTGAGATATTTAATTACGTACCGCAATCGCAATAGTAATTCATTGGTGATAGGAACGACTACAGAATTTCCATCTGTTCGCAGCTTTAATATTGCCAAAGGACGGTTTTTTAACGATATTGACATCAAACGCAATAACCAAGTTGTCATTCTCGGTTCTGAAGTCGTCGAAAAATTATTTGGTTATCAAGATCCGATTGGTCAATCGGTGCGAATTAAAGATGTTAGCTTTGAAGTTATCGGGGTGATGGAACCCAAAGGTACTTTTTTAGGAAATAACCAGGATGATGCGGTGTTTATCCCTCTGAGTACGATGGCGAATCGATTGCGGGGACGCACTTCGCCTTACGGGGTTCAAATTAGCTGGATTGCTATTTCTGCTAGGAATCGAGATAGTATTAGTGCAGCACAGTTTCAAATTGAAAACTTACTGCGGCGACGCCACAAGATTGTGGGTGAAGATGATTTTGGCGTTCAGACTCAGGAAGATATCTTACAAATTGTCAATGCGGTAACAGGTGCATTAACGATCATGCTCGCCGCGATCGCAGCCATTTCCTTAGTTGTTGGCGGTATCGGCGTGATGAACATTATGCTGGTATCAGTTAGGGAACGAACCCAGGAAATTGGACTGCGGAAAGCCGTGGGTGCTAGAGAACAGGATATTCTAATTCAGTTTATGATTGAGGCAATCATTCTCTCCGCCGCCGGGGGAATTATTGGAACCGCAATTGGTGTAAGCGGTGTTTTACTGGTTGGTGCTTTCTCGCCGTTGAAAGCTGGAATTTCTCCCATTGCTATTCTCGTGGCTGTTGGCGTTTCTGGTGGAATTGGCTTATTTTTTGGCGTCGTTCCCGCCAGACAGCCGCGAACTTGA
- a CDS encoding HlyD family secretion protein: MGKVNNPLPWIMGIITASLLVAGGAGYFVIAAKPDTVDLDELTVPVDVQDLAVRITANGTVQPIQTVNLSPKTSGRLVKLEVEQGDRVDAGDVVAVMEQEDVKARFLAVRADLKQAQARLAEAKAGPRPEEIKQAEQRLYQAKARLAEALVGNPSEINQAIAQVQTASSRFDLARVRFRRYKYLVEEGVVSQDQFQEVFAEARTAKAQLDEAQQRLEQVRETKNTETSPEIFQLNAAVKEAEFALQQLVKGTRKEEIAQFEAAVEAAKAQTQAAYIQLQDTIIRAPFPGIITQKYATVGAFVTPTTSASSTASATSTSIVALATKQLEVLAEVPEVDIGQIQEKQPVQVISDAFPDQAFRGQVRLVAPEAVVQNDVTSFQVRVALAPEAQEKLRSGMNVDLTFLGKPISDALVVPTVAVVTQEGETGVMVPDFEDQPKFKPVTIGATIEDKTQIIRGLREGEKVFIDLPENYNPDEEE; the protein is encoded by the coding sequence ATGGGTAAAGTCAATAATCCTCTCCCTTGGATAATGGGAATCATTACAGCCAGCCTTCTTGTCGCGGGTGGTGCGGGATATTTTGTGATTGCGGCAAAACCAGACACCGTTGATCTTGATGAACTAACTGTGCCAGTGGATGTGCAGGATTTAGCAGTACGGATCACGGCAAATGGTACGGTACAACCCATTCAAACCGTTAACCTGAGTCCGAAAACCTCAGGTCGTTTGGTTAAGTTGGAAGTCGAACAAGGGGATCGGGTTGACGCGGGAGATGTGGTGGCGGTAATGGAACAAGAGGATGTTAAAGCTCGGTTTTTAGCCGTCAGAGCTGACCTAAAACAGGCACAAGCCCGTCTCGCTGAAGCCAAAGCGGGTCCTCGTCCGGAAGAAATTAAACAAGCTGAACAGCGACTCTATCAAGCAAAAGCCCGTTTAGCTGAAGCCCTCGTCGGTAATCCCAGCGAAATTAACCAAGCGATTGCTCAAGTCCAAACTGCTAGTTCCCGCTTCGATTTAGCCAGAGTACGATTTCGACGGTATAAGTACTTGGTGGAGGAGGGAGTCGTGTCTCAAGATCAGTTCCAAGAGGTATTCGCTGAAGCTCGCACTGCTAAAGCTCAGCTTGATGAAGCTCAACAACGTTTAGAGCAAGTCCGCGAGACCAAAAATACTGAAACTAGCCCAGAAATTTTTCAACTCAATGCTGCGGTTAAAGAAGCTGAATTTGCCTTGCAGCAACTGGTCAAAGGAACTCGTAAAGAAGAAATTGCTCAATTTGAAGCCGCTGTAGAAGCGGCGAAAGCCCAAACCCAAGCTGCCTACATCCAACTACAAGATACGATTATTCGTGCGCCTTTTCCGGGGATTATTACTCAGAAATATGCCACGGTTGGGGCATTTGTCACGCCAACAACCTCGGCATCAAGTACAGCTTCAGCGACCTCTACATCAATCGTGGCATTAGCCACCAAACAACTGGAAGTTCTGGCTGAAGTTCCAGAGGTTGATATTGGACAAATTCAAGAAAAACAGCCCGTACAAGTTATCTCAGATGCGTTTCCGGATCAGGCTTTCCGAGGTCAGGTGAGACTAGTTGCTCCAGAAGCCGTTGTTCAGAATGATGTCACCTCCTTTCAAGTGCGAGTTGCCCTAGCACCTGAAGCACAAGAAAAGTTGCGGTCAGGGATGAATGTTGATCTGACATTTTTAGGAAAACCGATTAGCGATGCTCTGGTTGTTCCGACAGTGGCGGTTGTGACTCAAGAGGGCGAAACTGGAGTTATGGTTCCTGATTTTGAAGATCAGCCGAAGTTTAAACCAGTCACAATAGGAGCCACGATTGAGGATAAAACTCAGATTATTAGGGGATTGAGAGAAGGGGAAAAGGTTTTTATTGATTTGCCTGAAAACTATAATCCTGACGAAGAAGAGTAG
- a CDS encoding response regulator has protein sequence MKTVLIVEDDPINLRVFAKIITRRSGLNVKGTEDVEEAMKIAQAGDADIILMDVSLAHSVYQGKPVDGIKITQMLKADAQTSNLPIILVVAHMEGDREALLKQSGADGYIQKPIVDHQQFVDQILALLPKDN, from the coding sequence ATGAAAACCGTTCTGATTGTAGAAGACGATCCCATTAATCTTCGCGTTTTTGCCAAAATTATCACCCGGCGGAGTGGCTTGAATGTCAAGGGAACCGAAGATGTAGAGGAGGCCATGAAAATTGCCCAGGCGGGAGATGCAGATATTATCTTGATGGATGTGTCCCTGGCTCACAGTGTTTACCAGGGTAAGCCAGTAGACGGTATCAAGATTACCCAGATGCTAAAAGCGGATGCTCAAACCAGCAATCTGCCCATTATATTAGTCGTGGCTCACATGGAAGGCGATCGCGAAGCCTTGCTTAAGCAAAGTGGTGCTGATGGTTATATTCAAAAACCTATTGTTGATCATCAACAGTTTGTCGATCAAATCTTGGCACTTTTGCCTAAAGATAATTAG
- a CDS encoding response regulator, which translates to MKTVLIVEDEPINFRVFSKILTRRSGLNVKGTEDVEEAMKIAQAGDADIILMDACLAHSVYQGKPVDGIKMAQMLKADAQASNLPIIFVMPGNMMEGDCEALLKQSGADGYIKKPIVDPQQFVDQILALLPKDD; encoded by the coding sequence ATGAAAACCGTTCTGATTGTAGAAGACGAGCCCATTAATTTTCGCGTTTTTTCCAAAATTCTCACCCGGCGGAGTGGCTTGAATGTCAAGGGAACCGAAGATGTAGAGGAGGCCATGAAAATTGCCCAGGCGGGAGATGCAGATATTATCTTGATGGATGCTTGCCTGGCTCACAGTGTTTACCAGGGTAAGCCAGTCGATGGCATCAAGATGGCCCAGATGCTGAAAGCGGACGCTCAAGCCAGCAATCTGCCCATTATATTCGTAATGCCGGGTAATATGATGGAAGGCGATTGCGAAGCCTTGCTTAAGCAAAGTGGTGCAGATGGTTATATTAAAAAACCTATTGTTGATCCTCAACAGTTTGTCGATCAAATCTTGGCACTTTTGCCCAAAGATGATTAG
- a CDS encoding response regulator — protein MKTVLIVEDDPINLRVYSKVLTTRGGLNVKGTEDVEEAMKIAQAGDADIILMDVSLAHSVYQGKPVDGIKITQMLKADAQTSNLPIILVVGNMMEGERETYVKQSGADGYIRKPIVDHQQFVDQILALLPKDDTSA, from the coding sequence ATGAAAACCGTTCTGATTGTAGAAGACGATCCCATTAATCTTCGCGTTTATTCCAAAGTTCTCACGACGCGGGGTGGCTTGAATGTCAAGGGAACCGAAGATGTAGAGGAGGCCATGAAAATTGCCCAGGCGGGAGATGCAGATATTATCTTGATGGATGTTTCTCTGGCTCACAGTGTTTACCAGGGTAAGCCTGTCGATGGCATCAAGATTACCCAGATGCTAAAAGCGGATGCTCAAACCAGCAATCTGCCCATTATATTAGTCGTGGGTAATATGATGGAAGGCGAGCGCGAAACCTACGTTAAGCAAAGTGGCGCAGATGGTTATATTAGAAAACCTATTGTTGATCATCAACAGTTTGTCGATCAAATCTTGGCACTTTTGCCCAAAGATGATACATCAGCGTAA
- a CDS encoding response regulator, producing MKTVLIVEDEPMNLRIYSKILTRRSGLNVKGTEDVEEVMKIAQAGDADIILMDVSLAHSVYQGKPVDGIKITQMLKADAQTSNLPIILVAANAMEGDREPYVKQSGADGYIQKPIVDHQQFVDQILALLPKDD from the coding sequence ATGAAAACCGTTCTGATTGTAGAAGACGAGCCCATGAATCTTCGCATTTATTCCAAAATTCTCACCCGGCGGAGTGGCTTGAATGTCAAGGGAACCGAAGATGTAGAGGAGGTCATGAAAATTGCCCAGGCGGGAGATGCAGATATTATCTTGATGGATGTGTCCCTGGCTCACAGTGTTTACCAGGGTAAGCCTGTCGATGGCATCAAGATTACCCAGATGCTAAAAGCGGATGCTCAAACCAGCAATCTGCCCATTATATTAGTCGCGGCTAATGCTATGGAAGGCGATCGCGAACCCTACGTTAAGCAAAGTGGCGCAGATGGTTATATTCAAAAACCTATTGTTGATCATCAACAGTTTGTCGATCAAATCTTGGCACTTTTGCCCAAAGATGATTAG